From Butyricimonas paravirosa, one genomic window encodes:
- a CDS encoding sigma-70 family RNA polymerase sigma factor → MNWNTQILIDFQQGKLDLLYRNVYPGLILYAIKYLGEESEFLAEDCVQNAIFSAWERRNKFDSVYTFKAFLYMAIKNDIISIHRKNSARERYVRELEDVSCFANSVIDQEAQTLLYSAIEELPEKARIVFEMSFMEGLKNVEIAEKLGLSDSSVKKYKATALDFLRKKLEPSLFLFLFSGL, encoded by the coding sequence GTGAATTGGAATACCCAAATATTAATTGATTTTCAGCAAGGAAAGTTAGATTTGTTGTATCGGAATGTTTATCCGGGATTAATCTTGTATGCCATCAAGTATTTGGGGGAAGAGAGCGAGTTTTTGGCAGAGGATTGCGTACAGAATGCTATTTTCAGTGCTTGGGAAAGAAGAAATAAATTCGATTCCGTGTACACGTTTAAGGCTTTTCTTTATATGGCGATCAAAAATGACATCATTAGTATTCACCGAAAAAATTCAGCCCGGGAGCGGTATGTCCGGGAGTTGGAGGATGTATCTTGTTTTGCCAATTCAGTGATTGATCAAGAGGCTCAGACATTGTTGTATAGCGCCATCGAAGAATTGCCGGAGAAGGCGAGGATCGTTTTTGAAATGAGTTTCATGGAAGGGTTAAAGAACGTGGAAATTGCAGAAAAATTAGGTTTATCCGATAGTTCCGTGAAAAAATACAAGGCGACGGCCTTGGATTTCTTGCGTAAAAAGTTAGAACCTTCTTTGTTTCTATTCTTATTTTCAGGGTTATAG
- a CDS encoding FecR family protein, which yields MTCGNEKWFRIAGLLARQRVGQLSEEELRELEEWREVSPENKLLYDRWQDGEFLEVGFKNYQRIGRRKALLDMEKRVQLQRKKEVRLRVLRWGTVAAVFVVAVFGSLYLFERETEEPVKEQVSIALMKSQRPVLRLDDGTTMLLDSLKGDFEEAGILVKKTGESTLSYSAENLPQQAQLAYNTIEVPKGAEFDLILSDGTRVWLNADSKLKYPVTFGNDKREVELEGEGYFKVMKDERKPFRVVVKKQTVEVLGTEFNVDAYPEEKNTYTTLVSGKVKVDADGQTVILDPGMQSVVNDEKMYTRKVNVAEVISWRNGMFVLENHTLEEIMSKLARWYDFTVFYQNTSLKEATFKGKIPRYTSFESVLNILEKTGEVKFNVKNQTVTVYQ from the coding sequence ATGACGTGTGGGAATGAAAAATGGTTTCGAATAGCTGGATTACTTGCCCGACAGCGGGTTGGACAGCTTTCTGAAGAAGAACTTCGGGAGTTGGAAGAATGGAGAGAAGTTTCTCCGGAAAATAAGCTGTTGTATGATCGTTGGCAAGATGGAGAATTCCTAGAGGTCGGTTTTAAGAACTACCAAAGAATTGGTCGTCGGAAAGCATTGCTGGATATGGAAAAGCGAGTGCAGCTCCAACGTAAGAAAGAGGTAAGATTACGGGTTTTACGTTGGGGAACCGTGGCGGCAGTATTTGTCGTGGCCGTGTTCGGTAGCTTATATTTGTTCGAGAGGGAAACAGAAGAACCTGTAAAGGAACAGGTTTCGATCGCTTTGATGAAATCGCAGCGTCCTGTGTTAAGGTTAGATGACGGGACTACGATGTTGTTGGATAGTTTGAAAGGGGATTTTGAAGAGGCTGGAATTTTAGTAAAGAAGACCGGAGAATCAACATTGTCTTACTCGGCAGAGAATTTACCACAGCAAGCGCAATTGGCCTATAATACGATTGAAGTCCCAAAGGGAGCCGAGTTTGACTTGATTTTGTCCGATGGTACCCGGGTTTGGTTGAATGCCGATTCTAAACTGAAATATCCGGTTACTTTTGGAAATGATAAACGAGAGGTGGAATTAGAGGGAGAGGGGTATTTTAAAGTGATGAAGGATGAGAGAAAGCCTTTCCGTGTTGTCGTGAAAAAACAGACTGTGGAAGTGTTAGGAACTGAGTTTAACGTGGATGCCTATCCGGAAGAGAAGAATACGTATACCACTTTGGTCAGTGGGAAAGTGAAGGTGGATGCCGATGGACAGACCGTGATTCTTGATCCGGGGATGCAATCCGTGGTGAATGATGAAAAGATGTACACCCGGAAAGTGAATGTGGCGGAGGTGATAAGCTGGCGAAACGGGATGTTCGTGTTGGAGAATCATACCTTGGAAGAGATTATGTCAAAACTGGCTCGTTGGTATGATTTTACGGTTTTCTATCAGAATACGTCTTTAAAGGAGGCTACGTTTAAGGGTAAAATTCCTCGTTATACCTCTTTCGAGTCGGTTTTGAATATATTGGAGAAAACGGGTGAAGTGAAGTTTAACGTGAAAAATCAAACTGTAACTGTTTATCAATAA
- a CDS encoding SusC/RagA family TonB-linked outer membrane protein, which produces MTLKVFILLVAFGSVSAMSYSQEQKMDVVFHDEMLEDVLEYLKANTDYEFVYRRESLGDCKVQSMELKDVTLKQILDQVLRQNGFDYEIVDRIVIVRKLAHPQQKKEIKITGRVTDDKKQPIPGVTIIVKGLTVGTATDANGKYMLRLPQVENLSLLFSFVGMETKEVKYTGQDTINVVLKETVNEMDEVTVVSTGYQNVNRKDMVGSYTTVKAEDIMMPAYANIDQMLQGQVPGMMVLSSSTRAGASPKIQIRGTSTLLGNQDPIWVVDGIIQDDPISINASSNMAEDMREIIGNQVSWLNPNDIETITVLKDASATAIYGSKASNGVIVITTKKGKVGRMSINYSGNFSVAPRPKYKNFNLMNSQERIEFSEDAFADGLRYFREPVKQMYTYEGALRMFQDGELTSDEFIKVRNNLETVNTDWLDLLTRTSFGHNHNVSVTGASEKVNYALSVGYNQNDGQEKGNSSERLTGRAAVTVNLRENVRINLTMNGTTGTNKGFNGVDPLNYALTTSRSIAAFNEDGSYSYYRKKLDYKYNKEAESIGFNVLNELENTGSEVNTSNLNLNFDFQWKILNWLTYQFTGGYSYNTTNSQAWQLERSSAIAESYRGYDYGSIDAEDPWFKAAILPFGGVLFSSAATVSSYNIQNKVLFSKTFNEIHRLNAMIAVEARSTKNKNDQYTRYGYIPDRGNLTVLPTLPNDFSPVGGGSALDGYGIFEELYNGKSTLSEQTNNFFSVFATLAYSLKNKYVFNFNVRNDASNRFGQNTNKRFDPTYSLGASWRMSGEPFMQNQRVLTNVNVKATWGIQGNALTNLSPDLILNQKGVMGIYNEYYSAIKSIPNPNLSWERTHSWNFGLDLQFFGKVNANIDYYIRRSNAIISMDIPYENGQSTMSVNGGIIYNKGIEFTVSFTPVNTDNFGINMSVNSSKNWNSGGQTDKKVVDVSTYLVGSSVMILKKGYPLGSIWSFDFAGLNPENGRPTFNRIMSEEEYNGDRTSFLVYSGQKDPYFTGGLNLNIRYHSFTLGTTFSLLLGGVTRLKSPYRDMQNGSYMPDPDKNLNKDLLKRWKKPGDEAHTNIPGFMIGNSDKMMKLPTGGNYDVLQAYSYSDALTVPRSFLRCRGINLSWRLNNKMIQKFGLNNLAVTASVNNLFVIASKRYNGFDPEAQDRVMPKTYSLGINVGF; this is translated from the coding sequence ATGACATTGAAAGTTTTTATTTTGCTTGTTGCATTTGGTTCTGTAAGTGCCATGAGTTACTCGCAAGAACAGAAAATGGATGTGGTATTCCATGACGAGATGCTTGAAGACGTGCTGGAATATTTGAAGGCGAACACGGATTATGAGTTTGTGTATCGTAGAGAAAGTTTGGGGGATTGCAAAGTACAAAGTATGGAATTGAAAGATGTAACACTGAAACAGATTTTAGATCAGGTATTACGTCAGAATGGCTTTGATTACGAGATCGTGGATCGGATCGTGATTGTTCGTAAATTAGCCCACCCCCAACAAAAAAAGGAAATAAAGATTACCGGTCGGGTGACGGATGATAAAAAGCAACCGATACCGGGAGTAACAATTATTGTGAAGGGGTTAACAGTCGGTACGGCTACGGATGCGAATGGTAAGTATATGTTGAGGCTACCGCAGGTGGAAAATCTTTCATTACTGTTTTCTTTCGTAGGAATGGAAACGAAGGAGGTGAAATACACGGGCCAGGATACGATTAACGTTGTGCTGAAAGAGACCGTGAACGAGATGGACGAGGTGACCGTGGTGAGTACTGGTTATCAGAATGTGAACCGGAAAGATATGGTGGGATCGTACACGACAGTGAAAGCTGAGGATATTATGATGCCGGCTTATGCTAATATCGATCAGATGTTACAGGGACAAGTACCGGGAATGATGGTGTTGAGTTCCAGTACTCGTGCAGGGGCTTCTCCTAAAATCCAGATTCGGGGGACTTCAACCCTGTTAGGTAACCAAGATCCAATTTGGGTGGTGGATGGAATCATTCAGGATGATCCTATCTCTATTAATGCTAGTTCTAATATGGCTGAGGACATGAGAGAGATTATTGGTAATCAGGTTTCTTGGCTGAATCCGAATGATATTGAAACAATTACTGTATTGAAAGATGCTTCTGCCACTGCTATATATGGTTCCAAGGCTTCTAATGGGGTTATTGTTATCACAACAAAGAAAGGTAAAGTGGGGCGTATGTCGATTAATTATTCCGGTAACTTTTCGGTTGCACCTCGTCCGAAGTATAAAAACTTTAACTTGATGAACTCACAGGAACGTATAGAGTTCAGTGAGGATGCTTTTGCGGATGGATTAAGGTATTTCAGAGAACCGGTAAAACAAATGTATACTTATGAGGGAGCATTGAGAATGTTTCAGGATGGGGAACTTACGTCTGATGAATTTATAAAGGTTCGTAATAATTTGGAAACGGTTAATACAGACTGGTTGGACTTGTTGACTCGAACGAGTTTCGGGCATAATCATAACGTGAGTGTAACTGGTGCATCGGAAAAAGTAAATTATGCTCTTTCGGTGGGATATAACCAGAATGATGGGCAGGAAAAGGGAAATAGTTCTGAACGTTTGACTGGTAGGGCAGCTGTTACAGTAAACTTACGTGAAAATGTTCGTATAAATTTAACAATGAATGGAACAACTGGAACGAATAAGGGATTTAATGGGGTGGATCCTTTGAATTATGCTTTGACCACAAGCCGTTCTATTGCAGCCTTTAATGAAGATGGAAGCTATTCTTATTATCGTAAGAAGCTTGATTATAAATATAATAAAGAGGCAGAGTCTATCGGTTTTAACGTGTTAAATGAATTGGAGAATACGGGTTCAGAGGTGAATACAAGTAATTTGAATTTGAATTTTGATTTTCAATGGAAGATATTGAATTGGTTAACTTATCAGTTTACTGGAGGCTATTCATATAATACTACGAACAGTCAAGCATGGCAGTTAGAACGTTCATCTGCAATTGCAGAAAGCTACCGAGGATATGATTATGGCTCGATTGATGCCGAGGATCCGTGGTTTAAAGCGGCTATTTTGCCATTCGGTGGAGTCTTGTTCAGTTCTGCAGCTACAGTGAGTTCGTATAATATTCAAAATAAGGTGTTATTTTCGAAAACTTTTAATGAGATCCATCGGTTGAATGCCATGATAGCCGTTGAAGCTCGTTCTACCAAAAATAAAAATGATCAGTATACACGTTACGGATATATCCCAGATCGAGGTAATTTAACTGTTCTTCCGACTCTTCCGAATGATTTTTCACCGGTTGGAGGAGGATCAGCACTGGATGGATACGGTATATTTGAAGAATTGTATAACGGTAAAAGTACTTTGAGTGAGCAAACGAATAATTTCTTTTCAGTCTTTGCGACATTGGCTTATTCGTTGAAAAATAAGTATGTTTTTAATTTTAACGTTCGTAATGATGCATCCAATCGTTTCGGGCAGAATACGAATAAACGTTTTGACCCGACCTATTCTTTGGGAGCCTCTTGGAGAATGAGTGGGGAACCATTCATGCAAAATCAAAGGGTTTTAACGAATGTAAATGTAAAAGCCACGTGGGGTATTCAGGGAAATGCCTTGACTAACCTCAGCCCAGACTTGATCTTAAATCAAAAGGGTGTGATGGGGATTTATAATGAGTATTACTCGGCGATTAAATCTATTCCTAACCCGAATCTGTCATGGGAGCGTACTCATTCATGGAATTTTGGTTTAGATCTACAGTTTTTTGGAAAGGTGAATGCAAATATCGATTATTATATTCGACGTTCTAATGCAATTATTAGCATGGATATTCCTTATGAGAATGGGCAGAGTACGATGTCTGTTAATGGTGGTATTATTTATAATAAAGGAATTGAATTTACAGTTTCTTTTACTCCGGTGAATACAGATAATTTTGGTATCAATATGAGTGTGAACTCTTCTAAGAATTGGAATTCCGGAGGACAGACGGATAAAAAAGTTGTTGATGTAAGTACATATCTTGTTGGAAGTAGCGTAATGATTCTGAAAAAAGGATATCCTTTAGGAAGTATATGGTCATTTGATTTTGCCGGATTGAATCCGGAAAATGGTCGCCCTACGTTTAATCGAATCATGTCGGAAGAGGAATATAACGGGGATCGGACTAGTTTTTTGGTATATTCTGGTCAGAAAGATCCTTATTTCACAGGTGGATTGAATTTAAATATTCGGTATCATTCTTTTACTTTGGGAACCACATTCTCCCTGTTATTGGGTGGAGTAACTCGATTGAAGTCTCCGTATCGTGATATGCAGAATGGAAGTTATATGCCAGACCCTGATAAGAATCTTAACAAGGATTTATTAAAACGATGGAAAAAGCCGGGTGATGAAGCCCATACTAATATTCCAGGTTTTATGATTGGGAATTCAGATAAAATGATGAAGTTGCCGACAGGCGGTAATTACGATGTTCTGCAAGCATATTCGTATTCGGATGCATTGACTGTTCCGAGATCATTTTTGCGTTGCCGGGGTATAAATTTGAGTTGGAGATTAAATAATAAGATGATTCAGAAGTTCGGGCTGAACAATCTAGCTGTTACCGCATCTGTGAATAATCTGTTTGTTATTGCCTCTAAACGTTATAATGGTTTTGATCCGGAGGCGCAAGATCGGGTAATGCCGAAAACCTATTCTTTAGGAATTAATGTTGGTTTTTAA
- a CDS encoding RagB/SusD family nutrient uptake outer membrane protein produces the protein MKKILFSIILVVGLSGCSDFLEPDSPSEYVPETADALNEMLLGEAYPKATTTGLFSLHGALDDDIEMSDVYIAQRTTSAIENLRLVYSWDPEMYDLYESGTNAMKQWKTYYQFILGTNAALDYLSDVTGSVEDKAYVAAQAYALRAFFYFNLVNLFGEPYNYNKAADGVPLKLASGLSDNYEKRATVGEVYEQIIKDLNEAEKNFLTLPEASQNKASYRINLPAVELLHARVCLHMEDMEGAAKYARKVIEDWDYSLYDLKSFIKVDEIVAGVDASYPNYVSLENPETIWAYGSASDFVSTIGLADYMEDGKTLAYMVNASQGLIDCFEEEDLRKTLYLVQELRGADNAQPKDLKPAEGHYLPWSKCIMNYNNSVKYNTVFGMSLRLSEAYLILAEAVYNTDEELALRMINELREKRYAEGKNYEVNYSGEELLNFIREERRRELCFEGQRWFDLRRYGMPSFKRRWIEYGDYLGNYVIEKEDAAYTLPISSDVIERNPALKQNRLTTKKILQ, from the coding sequence ATGAAAAAAATATTATTCAGTATAATTTTAGTTGTGGGATTGAGTGGATGTTCAGATTTTCTAGAACCGGATTCACCTAGCGAATATGTTCCGGAAACTGCGGATGCATTGAATGAGATGTTACTTGGTGAGGCTTATCCGAAAGCCACTACTACTGGATTGTTTAGTCTTCACGGTGCTTTAGATGATGATATTGAGATGAGTGACGTGTATATTGCACAGAGAACAACATCTGCGATAGAGAACCTTCGGCTGGTTTATTCTTGGGATCCTGAAATGTATGATTTGTACGAAAGTGGTACTAATGCCATGAAACAATGGAAAACGTATTATCAGTTTATTCTGGGTACGAATGCAGCCTTGGATTATTTAAGTGATGTTACTGGTTCTGTAGAGGATAAGGCATATGTTGCGGCTCAAGCGTATGCTTTGCGTGCATTTTTTTACTTCAACTTAGTAAATCTTTTTGGAGAACCTTACAATTATAACAAAGCTGCTGATGGAGTGCCTTTGAAACTAGCTAGTGGTTTATCCGATAATTACGAAAAACGTGCGACTGTGGGAGAAGTGTACGAGCAAATTATTAAGGATCTGAATGAGGCTGAGAAAAATTTTCTGACTTTACCGGAAGCATCACAGAATAAAGCGAGTTATCGAATTAATTTGCCTGCTGTGGAGTTACTTCATGCTCGTGTATGTTTACACATGGAGGATATGGAAGGGGCGGCTAAGTATGCTCGGAAAGTTATAGAAGACTGGGACTATAGTTTATATGACTTGAAGTCATTTATCAAGGTTGATGAGATTGTGGCCGGGGTTGATGCTTCTTATCCCAATTATGTGTCGTTAGAGAATCCGGAGACAATCTGGGCTTATGGAAGTGCTTCGGATTTTGTTTCGACAATTGGGTTGGCAGATTATATGGAGGACGGAAAAACATTGGCTTATATGGTTAATGCTTCACAAGGATTAATTGATTGTTTTGAAGAGGAAGATTTACGAAAGACATTGTATCTCGTACAAGAGTTGAGGGGTGCAGATAATGCACAACCGAAGGATCTTAAACCAGCTGAGGGCCATTATCTTCCGTGGAGTAAATGTATCATGAATTATAATAATAGCGTGAAATACAATACGGTGTTCGGTATGTCTTTGCGTTTATCCGAGGCTTATCTGATATTGGCGGAGGCTGTGTATAATACAGATGAAGAATTGGCTCTGAGAATGATTAATGAACTACGAGAAAAACGGTATGCGGAAGGGAAGAATTATGAAGTCAATTATTCCGGGGAGGAGTTATTGAATTTTATTCGGGAAGAGCGTCGTCGGGAACTCTGTTTCGAGGGTCAACGGTGGTTTGATTTACGCCGTTACGGTATGCCAAGTTTTAAACGGCGTTGGATTGAATATGGTGATTACTTGGGAAATTACGTGATTGAAAAAGAAGATGCAGCCTATACGCTACCGATTTCTTCTGATGTAATAGAACGTAATCCGGCATTGAAACAGAATAGATTGACAACAAAGAAAATATTACAATAA
- a CDS encoding peroxiredoxin family protein: MRLLISILFICVTLSVSAQFSLQGKLRTLRPLTIKVTDLVGKTIVEYPVKSDKEFKTKPVNIREDLYIFHIGDYTEQIILTNNVVSMNGFLNDQKPEESTLEFEGIDLHMKLLEIMGQCKEQVFKKEVFKNFVEKDESLEPVIRGALMYLNKIYLGHDYESYKRVLDLIPEDGREAQVVKYLVDEVTKRQSIAVGTQAYDFTFVDVDGNEVSLSDFRGKFVLLDFSASWCGGCRLEAKKLIPIYDKLKGDDLVFISISLDNWEKDWRRMVKEDQLPWVTLWDSEGFTKGNKPNKVQTAYGFYQIPFLVLIDKEGKIVARDLRGEKVKEAIEKAREGKL; this comes from the coding sequence ATGAGATTATTGATATCAATATTATTTATTTGCGTGACGTTAAGCGTGTCTGCTCAGTTTTCCCTACAGGGAAAACTGAGGACACTACGTCCACTGACGATCAAGGTAACTGATTTAGTCGGGAAGACGATTGTCGAATACCCAGTGAAAAGCGATAAAGAATTCAAGACTAAACCCGTGAATATCCGGGAAGACTTGTATATTTTCCATATCGGTGATTACACGGAACAAATTATTCTCACAAACAACGTGGTGAGTATGAATGGTTTCCTGAATGACCAAAAACCAGAAGAGAGTACATTGGAATTCGAGGGGATTGATTTACACATGAAGTTGTTAGAGATCATGGGGCAGTGTAAAGAGCAGGTTTTCAAAAAGGAAGTATTTAAGAACTTCGTGGAGAAAGACGAGAGTCTGGAGCCTGTGATACGTGGGGCTTTGATGTATCTGAACAAGATTTATCTCGGGCACGATTACGAATCCTACAAACGAGTATTGGATTTGATCCCGGAGGATGGACGAGAGGCTCAAGTGGTGAAATACTTGGTGGATGAAGTTACAAAGCGACAGAGTATTGCTGTCGGAACTCAGGCTTACGATTTTACCTTTGTGGATGTTGATGGAAACGAGGTAAGTTTGAGTGACTTCCGGGGAAAATTCGTGTTGCTTGATTTTTCGGCATCTTGGTGTGGTGGGTGTCGGTTGGAGGCAAAAAAGTTAATCCCGATTTATGATAAACTGAAAGGGGATGATTTGGTGTTCATCAGTATATCGTTGGATAACTGGGAGAAAGATTGGCGGCGAATGGTGAAAGAGGATCAATTGCCTTGGGTTACTTTGTGGGATAGTGAGGGATTCACGAAAGGAAATAAACCCAATAAGGTTCAAACGGCTTACGGTTTCTACCAGATTCCTTTTCTTGTTTTGATTGATAAGGAGGGTAAAATTGTAGCCCGGGATCTGCGAGGTGAAAAAGTAAAAGAAGCTATCGAGAAAGCGAGAGAAGGTAAGTTATGA
- a CDS encoding S8 family serine peptidase, translating to MKKYVITLIVSVFVAISGAVNAQLVKQKTKVEEKNQVDRDWYNCSFEKDGVYGACVNEAYEFLKGKKVKARPIVALIGTGIDTEHEGLKANIWKNKKEKADGKDNDKNGYVDDVNGWNFIGGKDGQVMPFVMREGEREFLRFKDKYGDVVRDGDIYYSFATGKKEIFTPENAEEFNYYRQCVYKESRLAQAMSTKWMDHVSADYTRLFDKEVRAKYPNKEKITVADVIEVCAPSKDDTSIRGMILYGIQIVANTRRTDDWESIYKIFVAESRFTDGQQKYDRTYAKYGNDGRQAIVGDNYLDINDRVYGNNVLLTADAAIGTMIAGVIVGQRGVEGRNNPIADQAEIMTLVVQAGEGEPYLKDMALAIRYAVDHGASVIMLPQQNSLYPEEQKQWMSEAIRYAEGKGALVIVPVHELSRDLNENIFFPNRWMDGGKEFTNLMTVGMSGKDGMPSANSNFGSKELDIFAPGMKLFSTCTGDTYQFGNGVPMAAATVAGVAALIKTYYPKLTGGQIRDILLKTVTSRKGIELEKNVQREGKKYVDLYLFDQLCLSAGIVNALEAVKVADEWSK from the coding sequence ATGAAAAAGTATGTTATTACTCTGATTGTAAGTGTTTTTGTTGCCATAAGTGGAGCGGTGAATGCACAATTGGTAAAACAAAAAACAAAAGTGGAAGAAAAGAATCAGGTGGATAGAGACTGGTACAATTGTTCTTTCGAGAAGGATGGAGTGTACGGAGCTTGTGTGAACGAGGCCTATGAATTCTTGAAAGGGAAAAAGGTGAAGGCCCGGCCAATTGTAGCTCTTATCGGTACGGGGATAGACACGGAGCATGAGGGATTGAAGGCTAATATCTGGAAAAATAAGAAAGAAAAAGCGGATGGAAAAGATAATGATAAGAACGGGTATGTGGATGACGTGAATGGTTGGAATTTTATTGGAGGGAAAGACGGTCAGGTGATGCCTTTCGTGATGCGTGAAGGGGAACGTGAGTTTTTACGTTTCAAGGATAAGTATGGGGATGTGGTTCGTGATGGGGATATTTATTATTCTTTTGCTACCGGGAAGAAAGAAATATTCACACCTGAGAATGCCGAAGAATTTAATTATTATCGGCAATGTGTTTATAAAGAATCTCGTTTGGCACAGGCTATGAGTACAAAATGGATGGATCATGTTTCAGCCGATTATACCCGATTATTTGACAAAGAGGTTCGGGCTAAATATCCGAACAAGGAAAAGATTACGGTTGCGGATGTGATTGAGGTTTGTGCTCCAAGCAAGGACGATACCTCAATTCGAGGGATGATATTATATGGGATTCAAATTGTTGCTAATACGAGAAGAACGGATGATTGGGAATCAATCTACAAAATTTTTGTTGCCGAGAGTCGTTTTACTGATGGACAACAAAAATATGATCGGACTTATGCGAAATATGGGAATGACGGTCGTCAGGCGATTGTTGGAGACAACTATCTCGATATAAATGATCGGGTATATGGAAATAATGTACTTTTAACGGCGGATGCCGCAATAGGAACCATGATTGCAGGGGTGATTGTCGGTCAGCGCGGGGTGGAAGGAAGAAATAACCCAATTGCCGATCAAGCGGAGATTATGACCTTGGTTGTGCAAGCTGGTGAGGGTGAACCTTATTTGAAAGATATGGCATTGGCTATTCGTTATGCCGTGGATCATGGGGCTTCCGTGATTATGCTTCCGCAACAGAATTCTTTATATCCGGAAGAACAGAAACAATGGATGAGCGAGGCCATTCGTTATGCAGAGGGAAAAGGTGCATTGGTCATTGTTCCGGTACATGAACTTTCTCGGGATTTGAATGAAAATATTTTCTTCCCCAATCGTTGGATGGATGGCGGCAAGGAGTTCACGAACCTGATGACGGTAGGAATGTCGGGTAAGGATGGAATGCCGTCTGCCAACTCGAATTTCGGGTCTAAGGAATTGGATATCTTTGCACCGGGAATGAAACTCTTTTCTACTTGTACGGGAGATACTTACCAATTCGGGAATGGAGTCCCGATGGCCGCAGCGACCGTTGCGGGTGTGGCAGCTTTAATCAAAACTTACTACCCGAAGTTGACGGGAGGACAGATTCGTGATATATTGTTGAAGACCGTTACTTCACGGAAAGGAATTGAGTTGGAGAAAAACGTGCAGAGAGAAGGAAAGAAATACGTGGATTTATATCTTTTCGATCAATTGTGTCTCTCTGCCGGAATCGTGAATGCCTTGGAAGCCGTGAAAGTTGCCGATGAATGGAGTAAATAA
- a CDS encoding retropepsin-like aspartic protease — MKYPILILCFLCIWVSSVVAQRYKSEFPYRLVGGKMVVDMNVNGMLRSFIFDTGASRTTLTGEFCRELGLTVTDSLSVTDANGKKSFYPLVLVQSIKTPDNVFEFRETSAMTIAEPSPFACFQVDGLIGSDLLAKLILEIDGKKKMITLQTAEKESITSFRTMRPFVTAGMPIISLVVNGGYNLTCLFDTGCPKFFSLKKTDFNSLQANAVVELVAEGYTTGAISVGGQAASDTVHRVKFPLLSVGVAKFREVIAETSTPPYTLLGMELLNYGKVIIDYPRGRFYFDAYETESKYLNKSHDVGFLVKDGDLVVGAVWGEIQREIEMGDKVIKINGKPVGKYDFCESIINGIPELKAKKKTKVTVLTRQGEKVIVY, encoded by the coding sequence ATGAAATATCCGATTCTTATTTTGTGCTTCCTTTGTATCTGGGTTTCTTCGGTGGTAGCTCAACGTTATAAATCGGAATTCCCCTACCGGTTAGTTGGGGGAAAGATGGTTGTGGATATGAACGTGAATGGAATGTTACGGTCATTTATTTTCGACACGGGAGCATCCCGGACAACTTTGACCGGGGAGTTTTGCCGGGAACTGGGATTGACAGTGACGGATTCTTTGTCCGTAACAGATGCGAATGGGAAAAAGTCTTTCTATCCTTTGGTGTTAGTTCAAAGTATCAAAACTCCTGATAATGTATTCGAATTTAGAGAGACCTCTGCCATGACGATTGCGGAACCCTCTCCTTTTGCGTGCTTTCAAGTTGATGGACTGATAGGTAGTGATCTACTTGCTAAACTTATACTGGAGATTGACGGGAAGAAAAAGATGATCACGCTTCAAACAGCGGAAAAGGAATCAATTACATCTTTTCGGACGATGCGTCCTTTTGTGACGGCAGGGATGCCGATAATCTCCCTTGTCGTGAATGGTGGGTATAACCTAACTTGTTTGTTTGACACGGGGTGCCCTAAGTTCTTCTCCTTGAAAAAGACAGATTTCAACTCTCTACAAGCTAATGCCGTCGTCGAACTTGTTGCTGAAGGATACACGACAGGAGCCATTAGCGTGGGGGGACAAGCGGCATCAGATACTGTTCATCGAGTGAAATTTCCCTTGCTGTCCGTAGGAGTGGCTAAGTTTCGGGAGGTGATTGCGGAGACAAGTACTCCTCCTTATACTTTGTTGGGGATGGAATTATTGAATTACGGGAAAGTGATTATAGATTATCCCCGGGGGCGTTTCTATTTTGATGCGTACGAGACGGAGAGCAAATATTTGAATAAAAGTCATGATGTGGGTTTTCTGGTAAAGGATGGAGATCTCGTGGTGGGAGCTGTTTGGGGAGAAATACAACGAGAGATAGAGATGGGGGATAAGGTAATTAAAATTAACGGGAAACCAGTGGGTAAATATGATTTTTGCGAGAGTATTATTAACGGGATTCCGGAATTGAAAGCAAAAAAGAAAACAAAGGTGACGGTGCTTACTCGTCAAGGAGAGAAAGTAATTGTTTATTAA